Sequence from the Pontibacter pudoricolor genome:
ACAAACATTAGGAACCGACGAGCTGTTGCACTACAAAAACAATAATCAGCAACTAACAATCAACAATTAAATACATGGCCGAATCGCTTATAGTTGACCAGAACCTTAGCAAAGAAGAAAAATATAAAACCCTGTTGCCGCAGATAGAAGCTTTAACAACAGGCGAAACAGACCTGATTGCTAACATCTCGAACTTAGTAGCTGCCTTAAAACAAGGGCTCGGCTTTTTCTGGGTGGGCGTTTATTTTAACAAAGAAGGCCAGTTGGTACTAGGCCCTTTTCAGGGACCGATCGCCTGCACCCGCATCCCTTACCACAAAGGTGTATGCGGCGCCTGTTACACCCGCCGGGAAACTATACTGGTACCAGACGTGGAAGCCTTCCCGGGGCATATAGCCTGCGCCAGCGAATCCAAATCAGAAATTGTGGTGCCGGTAATAAAAGACGGTGACGTAAAACTGGTTCTGGACGTAGACAGCGACAGGCTAAACGACTTCGACGAAGTAGACCAGAAGTACCTGGAGCAATTGATGAAGCTGGTAGAAAGCTGGTATTAGCATTCTTTGACAAAGGAATTTTTGACAAAAGGCAATGGACCTCATGCCTCAAGTTATGCTATTGCTAAACTTGCGGCATTTTTGTAGTAGAAAGGCTATTGTTCCACAGAAAAAATGACGCAAAATATTGCGTCTCTACAAATCTTTTTCATCTCCTAAATCCCATTAATCCCGGTTCAGACAAAAAGCAAAATGCCGCTGCAAGTATAAATTGCAGCGGCATTTTTTATAATCTTTTGTCTTTTGTCAAATAGTCTTTTGTCTCAAAAACCTTACCCAAACAGTGTTGGCGGAGGTGTTTTAAGCTGGGCTATTACCGTCTGACCGCCTTTGGTTTTCTGGCCAAGCTCTACTTTAATTTCTGTATCAAGCGGCACAAACACGTCTACGCGCGAGCCAAATTTAATAAAACCAAACTCTTCGCCCTGGCTAACTTCATCACCTTCTTTTACATACCAAACTATACGGCGCGCCATGGCTCCTGCAATCTGGCGGAACAACACCTCAGGGCCGGCAGTAGACTCTACCACCACAGTAGTACGCTCGTTCTGTGTGCTCGATTTTGGGTGCCAGGCTACAAAGTAGTTTCCCGGATGATATTTAAAATACTTTACGATGCCTGAAACCGGGTTACGCGTAATATGCACGTTTATCGGCGACATGAAAATAGAGATCTGCTTGCGCTTATCCTTAAAGTATTCCGGCTCTTCCACTTCCTCAATTACCACTACTTTGCCATCGGCCGGCGCTATCAGCAGGTCTTCGTGCAATAGCAGGTTGCGGTACGGGCTCCGGA
This genomic interval carries:
- a CDS encoding GAF domain-containing protein; translated protein: MAESLIVDQNLSKEEKYKTLLPQIEALTTGETDLIANISNLVAALKQGLGFFWVGVYFNKEGQLVLGPFQGPIACTRIPYHKGVCGACYTRRETILVPDVEAFPGHIACASESKSEIVVPVIKDGDVKLVLDVDSDRLNDFDEVDQKYLEQLMKLVESWY
- a CDS encoding phosphatidylserine decarboxylase family protein, whose protein sequence is MKIHKEGRKILFFTLLGLVAINLLLYNFNAENNTFNKIFSGVSAVLFLLILQFFRSPYRNLLLHEDLLIAPADGKVVVIEEVEEPEYFKDKRKQISIFMSPINVHITRNPVSGIVKYFKYHPGNYFVAWHPKSSTQNERTTVVVESTAGPEVLFRQIAGAMARRIVWYVKEGDEVSQGEEFGFIKFGSRVDVFVPLDTEIKVELGQKTKGGQTVIAQLKTPPPTLFG